One Solanum lycopersicum chromosome 2, SLM_r2.1 genomic region harbors:
- the LOC101252453 gene encoding butanoate--CoA ligase AAE1-like: MEGLVVCPANHVPLTPLSFLERAAFVYRKNIALIYGNISYSWEELHGRCINLASALSQLGVSSGDVVATVAPNVAAQYELHFGVPMAGAVLSALNTMLDATTLAQKLQQLEAKIIFVYSDFIELVLQALAILQEKDKSCLIVLIHEGNNVTKPPVSSSGPSKILDYQTLLEMGQPNFKIMHPKNEFDPISINFTSGSTGKPKGAVYSHRAAYLNTIADIFRYEMGKSPVFLWTVDMFRCNGWCLPWTIAALGGTNVCLSEINGKDILDAIYLHNVSHFCGAPMILTKIANAMGINQPLLPHKVNVTVAGVLPQPEILIKLEKLGFTINHAYGMSEALGPMISMPWKFQDEHFSKSNQDVDVKIREGVHNIMMEEVDVKDPESMKSVPADGKTTGEIMFRGNAMMMGYLKDSSRTEEAFEGGWYRTKDLGVKYANGNIKLKDRAVDVVKTDGKTISTLEIEGVLIRHPMVLEVAVVARCDDVLGETPCAFVKLKKGCFMTDEEIIKFCEDWLQDYMVPKAVIFGDLPFNSSGKIQKFILRDKVNNAMKLCLQVGCNSVGELPTPSS; encoded by the exons ATGGAGGGATTGGTAGTTTGCCCTGCAAACCACGTACCATTGACACCTCTAAGTTTTTTGGAACGTGCTGCATTTGTTTACCGCAAAAACATAGCCTTAATTTATGGAAACATAAGTTATTCATGGGAAGAATTACATGGAAGATGTATCAACCTTGCATCTGCTCTTTCTCAACTTGGAGTTTCATCTGGTGATGTT GTGGCAACGGTGGCACCTAATGTAGCAGCACAATATGAGCTACATTTTGGTGTACCAATGGCTGGTGCAGTCCTTTCTGCACTCAACACAATGCTAGATGCCACCACATTGGCTCAAAAACTCCAACAATTGGAGGCCAAAATCATTTTTGTATACTCTGATTTCATTGAACTAGTGCTTCAAGCACTTGCCATTCttcaagaaaaagacaaatctTGTCTAATTGTCTTAATCCATGAAGGAAACAATGTAACAAAACCACCAGTGTCATCATCAGGGCCATCAAAAATTCTGGATTACCAAACACTTCTTGAAATGGGGCAGCCTAATTTCAAGATTATGCATCCGAAAAATGAATTTGATCCGATTTCGATCAATTTTACTTCTGGATCAACAGGGAAGCCTAAAGGGGCTGTGTATAGCCATAGAGCTGCTTATTTGAATACAATTGCTGACATTTTTCGATACGAAATGGGAAAAAGCCCTGTTTTTCTCTGGACAGTGGATATGTTTCGATGCAACGGGTGGTGTCTCCCCTGGACAATTGCTGCTTTGGGTGGCACTAATGTTTGCCTAAGTGAAATCAATGGAAAAGACATTTTGGATGCAATTTACCTTCACAATGTATCACATTTTTGTGGTGCACCAATGATTCTTACAAAAATTGCAAATGCTATGGGCATAAATCAGCCTCTGTTACCTCACAAAGTGAACGTAACAGTAGCAGGGGTACTGCCACAGCCCGAAATTCTGATCAAACTCGAAAAGTTAGGATTTACTATCAATCATGCATATGGTATGAGTGAAGCACTTGGTCCAATGATATCGATGCCTTGGAAGTTTCAAGATGAGCATTTCTCCAAGTCAAATCAAGACGTGGATGTGAAAATTCGTGAAGGGGTTCACAACATTATGATGGAAGAAGTTGATGTAAAAGATCCAGAGAGTATGAAAAGTGTACCAGCAGATGGAAAAACCACAGGGGAAATCATGTTTAGAGGCAATGCTATGATGATGGGGTACTTGAAAGATTCATCAAGAACTGAAGAAGCTTTTGAGGGAGGGTGGTATAGGACTAAAGATCTTGGTGTTAAATATGCAAATGGGAATATAAAGTTGAAGGATCGCGCTGTTGACGTAGTCAAAACTGATGGGAAAACTATAAGCACACTTGAAATTGAAGGTGTTTTGATTAGGCATCCTATGGTTTTGGAAGTTGCAGTTGTAGCAAGATGTGATGATGTTCTTGGAGAGACCCCTTGTGCTTTTGTGAAACTGAAAAAAGGGTGTTTTAtgactgatgaagaaattaTCAAGTTTTGTGAAGATTGGCTGCAGGATTACATGGTTCCTAAGGCAGTAATCTTTGGTGATTTACCATTCAATTCTTCAGGGAAAATACAGAAATTTATACTTAGGGACAAGGTCAACAATGCAATGAAGTTGTGTCTACAAGTTGGGTGCAACTCAGTTGGCGAGCTGCCCACACCTTCATCCTAG
- the CHI3 gene encoding acidic 26 kDa endochitinase precursor: MKFNIVSPVALSCLFFLFLTGTLAQNAGSIVTRELFEQMLSFRNNDACPAKGFYTYDAFIAAANSFPGFGTAGDDTARKKEIAAFFGQTSHETNGGSAGTFTGGYCFVKQIEQSDRYYGRGPIQLTHQSNYERAGQGIGVGQELVNNPDLVATDPIISFKTAIWFWMTEQDNKPSCHNVIIGQWTPSPKDTAANRVPGYGVITNIINGQFECGMGPNTAAESRIGFYRRYCGMLNVPTGENLDCNNQKNFAQG, encoded by the exons ATGAAGTTCAATATTGTATCACCCGTTGCACTGTCTTGTCTCTTTTTCTTGTTCCTAACAGGTACTTTAGCACAAAATGCCGGTTCCATTGTAACGCGGGAATTGTTCGAACAAATGCTGAGTTTTAGGAACAATGACGCATGTCCTGCCAAAGGATTCTACACTTATGATGCATTCATAGCTGCAGCCAATTCGTTTCCAGGTTTTGGTACTGCTGGTGATGATACTGCACGTAAGAAGGAAATTGCTGCCTTTTTCGGTCAAACATCTCACGAAACTAATG GTGGTAGTGCAGGAACATTCACTGGAGGATATTGCTTTGTTAAGCAAATAGAGCAGTCAGACAGATACTATGGCAGAGGACCTATCCAATTGACACA CCAATCTAACTACGAACGAGCTGGACAAGGTATTGGTGTTGGACAAGAGTTAGTGAACAACCCTGATTTAGTTGCGACAGATCCTATAATATCATTCAAAACAGCAATATGGTTCTGGATGACAGAACAGGATAATAAACCATCATGCCACAACGTTATCATTGGACAATGGACGCCATCCCCTAAAGATACAGCAGCTAATAGAGTTCCAGGGTACGGTGTCATTACCAACATCATTAACGGTCAATTTGAATGTGGGATGGGTCCGAATACTGCAGCGGAAAGTCGAATTGGATTTTACAGGAGGTATTGTGGTATGTTGAATGTTCCTACTGGTGAAAATTTGGACTGTAACAATCAAAAGAACTTCGCCCAGGGCTAA